The Coffea arabica cultivar ET-39 chromosome 4e, Coffea Arabica ET-39 HiFi, whole genome shotgun sequence genome includes a window with the following:
- the LOC140005490 gene encoding zinc finger BED domain-containing protein RICESLEEPER 2-like yields the protein MYSPLNSHQGSSSSPAMEQLNEVVDQELDIEENPDEMTEDELEIIEEHDNEGGGVGEQKGDGGNEEPAMPFEKKQRKKKSTVWDDMKIVKLDNGIEKVQCNHCKELFAKSTTGATSQHKRHLNACLQKKMAMGEQNRIKQQVLSFTEGPSDGITSITNFSYDHAKVRELASHKVLAHEYAFSMMDHVVFNKFMKAVSPFYKKITRQTVKEDCISTYQLEKRKLKSVLKSASRVSITTDLWKSGQKIQYMVVTGHFVDSDWALQKRVLNFCNVPPPHTGVIIADALSKCFIDWGIENKISSITVDNASYNDACVRRLREDFSLRKRLSIAGKIFHVRCCAHILNLLVQDGLNQLGDVIDTVREGIKYLNNSEGRLNQFAKIAKQLQLPSRKLILDCPTRWNSTYLMLASALDFKDVFPRYEDIDPGFHYVPSDYEWLQVEEVCRFLGIFHEITDMISGSDYPTSNIFLVELYRIKELLNEKALDISDQIRAMALSMSVKFDKYWGETNVLLSLGAIVDPRYKMVLIYHAFPIIYGEEEAAVKIDEIKQLLYELYNEYVDTHFSSLAEEPPRQSVKRKHKEVSSSSAQSQRNVKKLGLPILTGKEKFQMHVSEIDKAPPEKSDLDIYLEESRYACDASANLDVLGWWKGERWRFPILSRMASDLLSIPVTTVASESTFSAGGRVIDDRRASMSVETVQMLLCGSDWIRNLHGIKTKSRVSVLRFLVVICG from the coding sequence ATGTACAGCCCTCTTAATTCCCACCAAGGTTCATCTTCAAGTCCTGCTATGGAACAATTAAATGAAGTAGTAGATCAAGAACTGGATATTGAAGAAAATCCGGATGAGATGACTGAAGATGAGTTAGAAATAATAGAAGAACATGACAATGAAGGAGGAGGAGTAGGAGAGCAAAAAGGTGATGGCGGAAATGAAGAACCAGCAATGCCCTTTGagaaaaagcaaaggaaaaagaaatcaacGGTGTGGGACGATATGAAAATTGTGAAGTTAGACAATGGAATAGAAAAGGTGCAATGCAATCATTGTAAGGAGTTATTTGCCAAGAGTACAACTGGAGCTACATCTCAACACAAGCGTCATCTAAATGCATGTTTACAAAAGAAGATGGCAATGGGAGAGCAAAATAGGATAAAACAGCAAGTGTTGTCTTTTACCGAAGGGCCATCCGATGGAATTACTTCGATCACAAATTTTTCATATGACCATGCCAAGGTACGGGAGCTTGCTTCTCATAAGGTGCTTGCACATGAATACGCATTTTCTATGATGGATCATGTTGTATTCAATAAATTTATGAAAGCTGTGTCCCCATTTTATAAAAAGATTACCCGACAAACTGTCAAAGAGGATTGCATTTCTACTTATCAACTTgaaaaaagaaagctgaaatCTGTATTAAAGAGTGCTAGTCGAGTTAGCATAACTACAGATTTATGGAAATCTGgtcaaaaaattcaatatatGGTTGTAACAGGGCATTTTGTTGATTCTGATTGGGCGTTACAAAAACGTGTGTTGAATTTTTGTAATGTGCCACCTCCTCATACGGGAGTAATTATTGCTGATGCTTTGAGTAAATGTTTTATTGATTGGGGGATCGagaataaaatttccagcatCACGGTAGACAATGCTTCTTATAATGATGCTTGTGTTAGGAGACTTAGGGAGGATTTTTCTCTAAGAAAGAGGTTAAGTATTGCTGGAAAAATTTTTCATGTGAGGTGTTGTGCACATATACTTAATCTTTTAGTGCAAGATGGCCTCAATCAACTAGGTGATGTGATTGATACTGTTAGAGAGGGGATCAAGTACTTGAACAACTCTGAGGGTCGCCTAAATCAATTTGCCAAAATTGCGAAACAACTACAGTTGCCCTCTAGGAAATTGATTCTAGATTGTCCAACTAGATGGAATAGCACATATCTCATGTTGGCTTCGGCTTTAGACTTCAAGGACGTTTTCCCAAGATATGAGGACATTGACCCTGGGTTTCACTATGTTCCAAGTGATTACGAGTGGTTGCAAGTAGAAGAAGTGTGtcgatttttgggtatttttcaTGAGATCACTGACATGATTTCTGGATCCGACTATCCAACTTCTAACATCTTTCTTGTGGAGCTTTATAGGATTAAAGAGCTTTTAAATGAAAAAGCTCTTGATATTTCTGATCAAATTAGGGCCATGGCTTTGAGCATGTCAGTAAAATTTGACAAATATTGGGGAGAAACCAATGTGTTGCTTTCGTTAGGTGCTATTGTTGATCCAAGGTACAAAATGGTACTCATTTATCATGCTTTTCCGATTATTTATGGTGAGGAAGAAGCTGCTgtgaaaattgatgaaattaaacAGCTTCTTTATGAGCTTTACAATGAATATGTTGATACTCACTTCTCCTCCCTTGCCGAGGAACCACCGAGGCAGTCGGTAAAGCGTAAACATAAGGAAGTGAGTAGTTCTTCGGCTCAATCTCAGAGGAATGTTAagaaacttggacttccaattCTTACTGGCAAGGAAAAATTTCAAATGCATGTTAGTGAAATTGACAAGGCGCCACCTGAAAAATCAGATTTAGATATTTATTTAGAAGAAAGTAGGTATGCTTGTGACGCATCTGCTAATTTGGATGTCTTGGGGTGGTGGAAAGGAGAAAGATGGAGGTTTCCAATATTGTCAAGGATGGCCAGTGACTTACTTTCTATTCCAGTTACAACTGTGGCTTCTGAATCTACCTTCAGTGCTGGGGGAAGAGTAATTGATGATCGGCGAGCTTCTATGTCTGTTGAGACAGTGCAAATGCTACTTTGCGGTAGTGATTGGATTCGCAATCTTCATGGAATAAAAACCAAGTCTCGTGTAAGTGTATTACGCTTTCTAGTAGTAATATGTGGTTAA